The window tggtggaggcagcacttcatcaccaagccgtcAAGTTACTCATGAATTGATATGCTGATCCATGTATTTTGTGATGTGTTGGCAAACACTAATATCTACCACAAAATAATTCTATGCTTACGTTTTGGCTCTTACACAATTGTGTTTCTAACAGTGTCGTTTTGCCGTTTGAAAATGGAGGCTCTTCACCCAGCCTGCCTGCCAAGTCATGGGAGGAGAAACTTTGTGTAGGGGCAGGAACATGTAAATTTACAGAATGGCTCACGCAGATACATTTTGGGATATAGGCAGGTCACAAAACAGTTGATCATGTGATAGACTAGatacccaactatttgtattcaAGACATTATGaagtccattttccataatatgtcacCTTTTAAAACACTATCTCCCAACCAGCGCCGCAGGCGGAGAGATATTTGACCACTGTATGTCTGATGAGCTGCTGCCTGAGGCACAGATCACCCGTCTGATCAGGCAAACGCTGGAGGGAGTTCACCACCTCCACCAGAGTAACCTGGTGCACTTGGACCTCAAGGTGGACATCTGAATTTACTTTCAACATAAGATAGAATTATAAACAGGGGACTGACCGTTCCTGTgctttttgtttcacaatgaCGTGAACCATCTGTCTCGCTCAGCCCCAGAATATCCTGCTGACGAGTCTTTCCCCTCCCGGGGACATAAAGATTGTAGACTTTGGCCTGGCACGCAGATTGGGCGCGGTTGGGGAGCTCAGAGAGATTCTTGGCACACCTGAGTATGTGGGTAAGCTAAAAAAACACAAGCGTTTACTGGCAACAGCAGCTGTAAAAGTTAGTTTCCAAGCAGGAAACCCCACTGtagcaaaacatattttaaaggagacataccatgctatttttctcagaatttaaaacaattcccagGCATCTTAGAAAAATTCTGACACTCTGACCGTCTGTCATCTTGCTTATTCTGGTTTGAATGGCCACTTTAGCCTCAgtacaacacacacattttgaaaatcggatgatgggttcaggaaaaattcagttttttgtaTCGggaaaaaattgcctttttggggaatgtttttATGTGGTATCACCTATAGAaaatctggttaaaaaaaaaaataaaaaacaccttcaaattagagtaaaggAGTGTAACTTGATTTTGCAACATATCTGCTGAacccttttttttgtctgatacTCAGGGAGCTAcctctctgattggttgacaaaattcagttaaaaatatccacttATAAAATCGTACGGGCTGAAATTCTCAGGGATTCTCCCAAGTTGACGTATAAAAATTACTGTGACCTTTCAAATGGAGTGACTTCGCCTATAAACTCTACTTAAATagtgcaaatggaacattatttgtGAGAAGGGCAGAACAACAGGTCGTGCAGTTTGGTaattaatagtttttttcctgaatttatTTGTAATGGAGCAGGGGTGCCCACACTTTTTCAGCAGCTCCTTTTAAAATGACCAAGACAAAATAATCTACCTActacaaaaatgcaaaacatatctttatttataaatatattgaaaattatttatatgaACGATATATGTTGGTGTACCTCTTTCACTGATCGACACAAAAATTGGGTTGGCATGTCTCGCATAACAAGGAAATAAGAGAAAGTCTCAAGCATCCATGCCCCAAACTAAACAGGAAGTGTAAGCCACTTTGTTTGAGGCATCGATTTTGGGCAAATTTCAGGACTCTAGCTTGTACTGCTGATGAactcctgtttttattttcttcactcAGCGCCAGAAATCCTGAATTATGAGCCCATCACAACATCAACGGACCTTTGGTAAGTGTAAAAATTTAAACCCAACAATTTTATTGTGatttctgtttttcattttttttaatatgccgtattttttttttctcaggagCGTGGGGGTCATCGCTTACATGCTAGTGACGGGCGAGTCTCCATTTGCCGGCGACGACAAGCAGGAGACGTACCTTAACGTGTCTCAGGTTAACGTGGACTACAGCCGGGAGGCCTTCTCCAGAGTTTCTGAACTGGCGGTAGACTTCATCCGTAAGCTGCTGGTCAAAGCACCCGAGTGAGTCACAACAACAGCGTGTGTGAGCTCAGTCCCCAGAATAGAAGTCATTGTTTTGGAATGTAGTCCAAGAGCATAATGACATCTGCCCTTAGGGCGcaccaacattttgttttagcgcagcttcattttttatttatttagttttttaagaGGTCACCTGCCAACACCTCTTTGCTCTCTCCATAACCATACAAACGGTTTGCGagtcttttttttcacatctcAGAATGTGCTTGAAAGTAGCAATTAGGCTGCATCTTCTCATCATCTCCACTTTACTGTCagtccctttttttcttttaaatttctCGTACAAGCTTTGTTTGAATTAATTCTTGCCAAGCTCTCCCTTTAGAAGCTTTGCTTTGGTTTGAGAATAGGAAGAAATTGAGATCTCTTTGGAAGCTGGCAAAAATCCACCATTGGGTTTAAGTTGGGAGACTGGGTTGGCCAAtctacatattttttatttatcctGCTGCTTTTTTTGAGGTGGTTGCTCCTTTCAGTTGACTCTTTAACTGGAAAATGCATCTCTATATGGTTAAAGTGTGGAGATTGACTAAAGTCTTCCActtcttttccccaaaaatattgtgtTGCTCCTTTCAGAGGGGTACTTACTTCCTTTAGTTTCCTCTTCAGCAGGTAAATGTGCATGCTCTATAGGGTTTACATCTGGAGATTGACTTGGGCATTCCAAAACCTTCCGCTTCTTGCCCTattgttttaatgttgtgttttggatcattatcttgCTGCTTGTTTTGGGGCTGGGCGTGAGGGGGTTACCCTGTTTAGTCTCCTCTTTAGCCGAATTAGGGTTTAAGACTGGAAATTGGGTTTCAATGATGCGTGTGTATGTTTGGGATTATGAGCTAGAGATGTAACAATATTCACGATATTTCTAAATTAAAAGTGCTTCGATATCGTCGTTGTTTcagtataaaataatgagccgttGTGTTTAAGATTTAGTTTTGGGCCAGGTAAACGCAGCCACACAGCATAGCCAGGCTACTACATCCAGACTACAGCCCTCCACTTCCTCATTAACTCATTGACTGCCAGCCTTTTTTCTAGGCGATTCCAAATGATTCAACTGACTACGGGCAATGTTTGTGCTACggctctgattgattttccttTCTTTGCTTGTTTTTCACCCATTGATAAGTCTCTGGCATGCACGTTGGTTACATCTTAATGAGTAAATGTTGCCAACAGGGATCGTCCCAGCGCCGCAGACTGCATAAGCCATCCTTGGCTGTGGCAGCAGCAGCATTTGTACATGAGCCCTGAGCCGGCTTCCACCCGCGGCGCCCGCGAGCGGAGCTGCGGCACCAAGTGGGCGGCGCCTCCACCCGAAGACCCCGAGGACAAGGAGAACTTCCTGGAGTCGTCGTCGCCGCCGCATTCCCAAGCCAAACGCTTCCGCTTGGACGAGGAGGCGCTTCTTGGAGACGGTgacttgtgaaaagaaaaaggaaatagCTTTTAAATTGGTTTTAAGACCAACAAGTGACTTTTTTTATACTCCACTTAATTTGTTAATTGCAAGATTAACACAAGCCAAAGATAATCATCTTACTGATCCACCGTCGTTGGGTTTTGTCATCCCATTTGTCGCCATTGTGTCGAACTGGAACTGTTATTAGAACTGCAAGATGATGGCTCATGGGCAGTATTTTGTAGAAATCAAAGCAGTATATTCAACCTAGCTGTTTTACCGAAACAagctacacacatactgatttttTAACGtcttaactgatttttttaaaattgtgagaCCTGACACGGTGTTTTAACTGTTCTTATAGTGTattgcatacacacacagaacGATATTTGTTGAAGTACCAAGAGTGTCCCATGAGAGGCACCATGGTGCCAAACTTGGTGTTGACATTCTTTGGCCCTGGTTGTTTTCTGAGTAGATTGGGAAGGAAAAATCACTGAGCCATATTATCCTCTGCTGGGGGTGGTGTGTTTAGTGACATCCCGTTTTATCACAAGTGAGGGACAATGCTAAGATTCATCCAGATTGTCGGTATTTGTGAACCCCTTTTAAAATGTTGGAATCGGTTGACCACACCAATAAGGAATTGCAATTGTGAGCATTGAGCATgttaaacatttacaattgtgaCTGTTTTATGAGCAGGGATGAAAAGTGAGTCTTGACACACCCGACACCAGAAGGATAATCGTTCAGAAACATCCGAAAATCGGTCCTTCGCTTACTTTGgttgtattttcacttgtagTAATTTgcctgtcagtgtgtgtgtgtgtgtacaccgCTTAAGATGTTGAAAGTTGGTTGAGCACACACATAACAATTTGCGATCGTGAATTTTGAACGTTATTTACAATAGTGActgttttccaagcagatcagGGTGGGTGAATCActcaacacaccccacaccaagGGATAATCATTCAAAACATCTGATAATTGGACCTTtgctgactgtgtgtgtgtgtgtgtgtgtgtagcatgCTAAAGATGTTAAAAAATGGTTGACATCACACACATGGATTTGCGATCGTGATGTTGACCATGTTTAACGTTTACAACTGTGACCATTTTCCGAGCAGATTGGAAAGTAAAAAATTACTATTACCAAACCATATACCACACGATAATCATTCAGAGACATTCAATAATCGGGCCTTTGATGGCAAAGGAGAGAAAATGCTCACATTTGGCCCAATTGTCAGTATATGTGTACCCTGCTTTCATTGctgtatatacatatagatTTCAAATTTAACAGTGCAATCTGAAAAACAGCCTTTGCCAGCACAAAAGCACatgttttgaatatttaaatttaGCTCAGGGGTTTTTAGAAgaaaagtatattttaatcgTTCCGGTTTAGGCCTTTATGTATACTCAGTGTTAATCCGATTCTCAGGTGATCAAACGGAAGTTAATTCTGTCTTCTCAACTCATAACGCCAccgttattgttgttgttgttttccctgagCTTGCTATAACAGTCCTGCTATGGCTGCTCAAACAAGTTCCTCCCAAGTTCCTATCGTCCGCCTGCAGAAAAGAGAACCACCGTTTAGCACTTAACTTCCTCATGAACAAAGTTGTTTATCCATTCACGCTTCTTTTTATAAGGAAGGCTCTTTATGTATGGagagagaagggaaaaaaacactgctcACTTGTGTTATTCCTAACGTCATtcctattgtttttatttatgtgctggatttatactttttattattatttgtatgtaaTTTACAGGAAAGATGATGTTGAGTAAGGTTTTAGGTGTGTGGAATGGTGGAGAGTGGTGAGAAATTCAGGGAATTGAGAAGGTAGAAAGAAGGACTGGCTTTTTTATGTGGTCAAACTGGACGTGATGTCGATGGTTTTCCGTTGGAAGTATAGCGTTGAGGTTAAAGGTATGTGGGTGCGGAAAAGCTTTTTAATGAGAGCTAAATACTAGGTGGCCTTGGTATGGCGTGAAAGAGTGACTCGTTTCTCTGCATCGTTGTTTcttgttgtctttttgttgttgttttcatctcATACTGTCACCAGCCAACACAGTGACCTTTGTGTAGAGGGGCCATGTTCTCATCTGTAATGCTGTCATCCGTAAGAACTGGAAAGCTACTCTGAGAGCACAAAATCCAGCTCGTTTTCTCCAGATAGTTGACCCAAGTATATATTGTCACTCTTTTCTAGTCGTGCTggactaagaaaaaaaaactgcctgtcaAGATATAAGCTTCAATGTCTTTTCACCTTAGgagttaaaggagacatattatgcaaaaaaaaaaaaaaaaaatctctaaagaaccgttagcctaatagcataattgtaTGTCATTTTTGACTTAAAGTCCCAGTATcaataaaaataccaatgtgcttgctatatattgttttttctttgtctgtgaAATTGTCAGTTATCTAAACCATGGTAATCTGTAAAGGTTGACTCAAGGCAACTGGATTcttgttgaattattttttttcggaaaaaatcttttaaaaaatgaattgggCAATTACGCTAGTAGgctaacaaaaatgtcatttagaacagttcccaggtgtcttaacatgtatgacaagattttgtcaaaataccccaagaatTATACAACACTTTTCACTCTATTTTCTCTGAGATTAGCGTGTTATTAGGTGGCGGTCCTGTCACACTACTCAGGGCTCTCGTTACCATGATCACTGGGGGCACGGGTAGGGCGTTGTGACAAGGCTAGCAGCTATTTGACTGAAGAGTGTGTGAAGAGAAACACAAGCGCCCATGAAACGACAAAAGCATGAATTATATTTTCACTGGTGGAggaagcacttcatcaccaagcaaCCAAATTACACTTAGTGAAGCGGATCTGTGCATGTGGTACATGCAGCACTTTTTTCTTAATCCAAGTTCTCCAGCCACTACAATGACAATTTCACTGCACTCTTGTGTGTGCCGCTAATGCTAATggtaatgctaatctgtgctaacactgcagctctgcttagtgTTGGCTTTTTACGTGATAGCATTTCAGCCAGTGTAATCCTGTCGTGGCTTGAACGTGACTGATCTTCCCCCTGCCTAGCTTCCAAGTTGTGGGCGCAGAAAATTTATGTGGGGCGTGGTATTATGTAATTTAGCCGCACTGTTAGGTCACAATGCGACAAAATCAGAACAACTCGCTCCCAggcacatttcagaaaataggCAGATGAATATacacaagccattaaaaaggcAGTTTTCCATAAAATGTCCCCATTAAATCTGAACTCTGCTGTTTTTCTGATACCTCACCCACAATTGACAAGTGTCTTGAAATGATTACTGTCAGCTAGATGGATGGCTTTCTCTGTAGGCTGTTGTTTTTCCAAGACTTGACAACTGGTGTGAACCGCAGAGAAGGCGGGCGGACCTGTTTCACACTCTGCTGAATGATGAAACACTTGAATGTGTAGACAGTGTTGCACTTACcggctgttgttgttgtgtgccaTACTCATGCTCGTCATCCTCACAAAACCGAAGCCGAAGTGTAAGGAGATGTAAACCAGCCATCAGCACAAGCGCGTCTCGAgagatgtttgtttattttctactGTTTCTAATTTAACGTATGAGCAATATGATTGCGACCACTTGAGAAAACAAGCTAATGTATTTTGATCAAGCACACACACGTTAATTAATATTTAGGCATCCAAGTACAAAAATGCTCATTAAAGATTGCAGAAAATATGTGACTCCTTTGTTCCATATGGTTGACTTTTGCTTTGAAgatgtttttataaatatatggaGATTAAAATGGTATTTGGTTTCTTTGGTACACCATAAATTACCAATAACATAACAGGTAGgttaagcttcttttttttatggccCTATAGGAAAAATGCCAGAAATAAAATCGTTTTATGAAAAGATTTTTGATTATTAGAAAATCCCAGTTGACATAAACTTTTAGGGGTCACTTTGACCCACTACATCACCACAgttgaaataatgaaaaatggccACGTCGGAGTATTGGAAAATACCAGACATAAATTCACTAAGTTTTACATTAAATGTTACAGGTcaggggcagcatggtggatgactggttagcacatctgcctcacagtttggaggaccgcggttcaaatccaagccccgcctgtgtggagtttgcatgttctccccgtgcctgtgtgggttttctccgggtactccggtttcctcacacatcccaaaaacatgcacggtaggctaattgaagaccctaaattgtccataggtatgaatgtgagtgtgaatgcttgtttgtttatatgtggcctgcgattggctgacaaccagttcagggtgtaacccgcctcctgcccgcagctagctgggataggctccagcatatccgcgaccctagtgaggacaagcgctgtagataatggatggatggatggatggttacggGTCAGTTAGACCCACAATGTAACAAGTGGGttaactttttgtattttttttttatgaccatGTTGAgaaattccaaaaataaaatcaacactttttatgaaacatttcaagtgccattttgactcacaacaTAACAAGGTTAaccatgaaaacaaatacatctaTGACCACATTGGATTAGGGTTAGTCCCTGAAGAAAAATCAGagctttacatttttaattaatgtttgACATTCTGTGTTAAATTGGGCTAAAGGTGTTCCATTAAATATAAGAATGAGTGTATACATCTAAAAAAACATATGTAtattagtgtaaaaaaaaacatttctgcccCCTTTTTGCTCCTTATGTCACTGCCAGTTCATGTTATATACCacctaaacataaaaaataaataaaaagaaaacaaggccATCAGAAGTTTAATGCAATtatctttatttctttacattttcttcaatatttCTTCTTGAAAGGGTCCATTTGACCCGCAACAGAGTATTTTAATTTTCACATTCCTCTAAGATCTTTGAACATGGCCATAAAATGGAATGATTAGCTTTGCTACATGACCGCCATGGTCATAGTGCACGATAGTGGGAAATATGACATGGAATTCCAATGAGTACACATTCATAGCTCCTTTCAAATGAACACACCACCAGACTAGAACTAAAGAAGACAAGAATAACATGCTTTCAGTCTATTCAGCCTACTGTTGACCTCATAATCAGTCGTACAATCTGAACTGAAGGAATAAGACAAGTCAACCAGTGTGGTTTCAAAGCCTGTAAACATAGCTGATCACGAATGTAAGTTTAAATGGAGAAAGTCTTGTGCGCACACAGCctataatttaaatgaaaacacagggaacattttttttatttattatttttttaaaatgggtcaAAATGCGTCATTCTAAGTAAGTTGCCTGGAAAAACAACTTTCCACTGTGGGAAGGCGCTATTTCCAACAAAACCAAAGGAATTAAAGCTTACCCTTGCAACCCCTTTTTCCATGCTGAATCCTCAAAATGTTCATACTTTGAGGCAATTTAGCGTCACCCATCTATCGTTCCACCAGATGTATACCCTAGTACCTAGACGTGTACACACAGAGAACCAGACTTATTCACTAAGATCcattaatataaattaaaagaTCCCGACGTATTGATTCAGTAGAAAGATTAAAACGGGCTCAGAATTCCTGAATGACCCTAAAGTGGTTTTCTATGGACGGTGATTCGTCCTCAAAATGGAGTTTGTCATACAGACGTGCCCCAAACTCCTCCAGGGTCTTCACGAAAGAAGCGTGCTCTCGCCCCACCCAGGCCCGCATGGGGTCTCGGACCTCGTAGGGCGTCACGTGGGCGTGGACCCCGATCCCGCTGGTGGCCAGTTGGCCCAGCAGCCTTCTGTCCGTCACCCAGGTCTCGCTCCCCCCTGGGTGGCCGCCATCCAACCAGAACATGTCCGAAAGGCTTCCGGCAAAGTCCGACAGGTGCGGGTCCGCCAGGGCACCGGCCAGCTCGTACACCACCTGGTTGAGGACCACGCAGCCTTTACTGAAACCCACCAGAGTCAGGGAGAACCTGGCGGGGGTCCCGGTGCCACCTCCCGCAGGCCGGATGGTGTTTGGCAGGCCGGCTCGCTCCATCCCGTGGATCAGCAGAGATCTGCAACCACAGACGAGGAGTGTAGTTAGTGCAGTCACATTAATGGTAAGGATTTTGGTTTTATAAGGCAGTTCGATTTTAACATGCATGACTTTTTGATAGTTTTATAACAAGCTGAGTATCTTTGGGGTTTCTTCAGGTAGTTTTATTATAACCTGCACAGGTTTGGGGAGTTTTGatgcagtatttattttaacctgAGTAACTTTTGGGGAATTGCGGAAGTGTTCGTATGAACTGAATACAGTTTGGGGAATTTATGGTAGTTATAGTTCATAATGAGCAAATTTTGAGGTTTTACGGTAGTCATTTAACGTACAATTATTGTGGGATTTACAGAACACATTCAaacttgtgcattttttttttttggtactctCACTTTACCTCATCACTTATGGGGTTTTTATTCTAACCAGTTTTTAAGGTGGTGTTAATTTAATCTGATCAATTTTTGGTGGTTTTAAAGTTATCACTTAcctgtacaactttttttttttttttttttttacacagcttTTCTGGGCGTTACGGTGGTAATGTCAATTTATGCGCACAGAAAATACTAAAGGCCAATTGCATATATTGTCACTCCTTCATGTGACACTTGGCTGCCCATCAAAGGAAGGAAATGAGATTACCAACCTGAGGTGGCGAAGTGCTCCACCATTGGGCGAGTACGGGGCGTGTTCCGGGGCGCCGAACATGTTGCTCTCCACAAAGTTGCGGTAGCTGCTGAACTTGTGCAGGTACATGCGGGAGGCGCGCACCACCCACACGTGGTGCCCAGGGAAGCGGCGGCCCAGCGTGACGCCCACCTGCTCCAGACTCCACGGCAGCCACTGGGCGCACTCCGGCTCCGAGGACATTTCCTCCTGGAAGTTCTGCACAAGCACAACACAAAAGAGACACTGTGATGATGGACtgttatattttattgcatttgcattttacTTCTCATAATGGAATGGTTAAgaaatgttctcttttttttttttaaatgatgaccaGTTCctacattttctatttttgtttttgttttacttctgtAAAAACAGCTGtgacattttcttatttttaattttacttcttTATTGGTAGACATTttccccaattttttatttttcttatgtgAATTATGGACagtttttctatattttttcccattttactTCTGATGATggacagttatttttttttcaatttacatCTGTGAGTATGGTTAGTTatgacattttcttgttttacttCTGATAATTAAGTTAAGATTTTTgtgcttttcattttattccttTAATGTTGGGCAgttataaattttttttctgtttctgtAATGACGAACAGTAACGATATTTctcattttttacttttttttcgttttatgtggttgttttacttGTACTAGTTTGgcactttttcctttttatgatagttaaaatattttctcatttgatGGACATTTAAGACATCTAGTTTTACTTCTATGATGATGGACAGTTTTgacatgtcatttttttaaaacttgtgcATATGTGATGGACTGTTATGACTCGTTTTTATGAAAGCAagttaaattttctttttttaacttttacttcCAATATTATTTCAGTGATGGAGGGCAGCTATTTACAGATCTTTGGTTTTCAAATTACTTCTGACGATggcctttttgtcatttttcaattttacttCAAATGGACGATTATGACTAGTTTTTCAGCTTCACACCTGATGATAGACAGTCAGGACATTTTcttgtttcatttgttttagttttatttaagaTTATGGACAGTTACAACGTGTCTCATTCTTTAAGGTGTATATTTCGGAGGATGGCCAGTTATGACATTTGTGATGATGGACAGTAACAACCTTTTCTTATTTCTCAGTTTTATTTCTGTGATGGACGACAGGTACGACGACATTTTCCTCATGTTTCAGTTTGACTTGTAATGACAAACTGACCTTGAAGCAGGTCCCGCAGACAAGAGCGCACTACGACTGCATCCACTCTGCTCCCCCCCCCTTTGTCCTTGATACCTGTGCTTACCTGAATGTCCCCGTGGAAAAACACCACATGCTTGCTATTGCTTGTGTTCTCTGCTTGTGAATCGTGTCCATTTCCGGGCCGTAGGAGGAGCA is drawn from Phycodurus eques isolate BA_2022a chromosome 12, UOR_Pequ_1.1, whole genome shotgun sequence and contains these coding sequences:
- the stk17b gene encoding serine/threonine-protein kinase 17B, with product MSRRRLDSRSGPAAAGLLAESHTPISAEPMDAVFEVTGELGRGKFAVVKRCVEKATGKVFAAKFLRKRRRGRDCRAEVVHEMAVLETARNNPRVVNLHAAYETDHDIVLVLEYAAGGEIFDHCMSDELLPEAQITRLIRQTLEGVHHLHQSNLVHLDLKPQNILLTSLSPPGDIKIVDFGLARRLGAVGELREILGTPEYVAPEILNYEPITTSTDLWSVGVIAYMLVTGESPFAGDDKQETYLNVSQVNVDYSREAFSRVSELAVDFIRKLLVKAPEDRPSAADCISHPWLWQQQHLYMSPEPASTRGARERSCGTKWAAPPPEDPEDKENFLESSSPPHSQAKRFRLDEEALLGDGDL
- the c12h2orf69 gene encoding mitochondrial protein C2orf69 homolog; amino-acid sequence: MTTKVVPSSSPASSSRPVGLSKGPSTQRIHKLVAVPGCKPNMLNDLLLLRPGNGHDSQAENTSNSKHVVFFHGDIQNFQEEMSSEPECAQWLPWSLEQVGVTLGRRFPGHHVWVVRASRMYLHKFSSYRNFVESNMFGAPEHAPYSPNGGALRHLRSLLIHGMERAGLPNTIRPAGGGTGTPARFSLTLVGFSKGCVVLNQVVYELAGALADPHLSDFAGSLSDMFWLDGGHPGGSETWVTDRRLLGQLATSGIGVHAHVTPYEVRDPMRAWVGREHASFVKTLEEFGARLYDKLHFEDESPSIENHFRVIQEF